Below is a window of Brachyhypopomus gauderio isolate BG-103 unplaced genomic scaffold, BGAUD_0.2 sc83, whole genome shotgun sequence DNA.
GCCGGGCCGGGCCTGATCGGTTTGTGACGTGAGGATGCCGTCAAAGTTTGAGTTAAGTATTATTTACGCATCATTCTGCATGTCTTCTCTAGATTCTCAGGTGGAGTTTCTATAACTGGTGAGGGTATATTGAGTGCTGTATTGTTTCATTGATGGTTTCATAAATCTTTTCAACTTTTATATAGTTTATATTCTATAAAAATGTGGTATGCATTCTATTATATtccattacattatattataaaaCTGGTTTTTATTCTTCATTTAATCATTGGACATTTCTTTTTCATGATAATGAACACGTGGTAGGACAGATCAAAAACACTACAAAACACCTTGACAGTCACTCTCAGCACTTCAAACAACACATTTCAGCGAAATAAACCAAGAGATGTTTCTAGAAAGGTGAGAAGTGTGTACCGCTGGGTAACAAACGCAGCCCCCTGCCTACTGGCCCAGAAGGctgttagctagttagctaataGCTAGTTAGCTGATTATGTCAAAGGCCCAAAGTCATGCTATATTAATTTGTGCGACCCGCAACAAAATCTATAAAAATTGCCATCAACTCACCTCGTCTTCTGACATGGTTACTGTATCGAAACCCCTCTATGAGACTGTCGTAGTTCGAGCGAGCGGCTGGTTATTAACAGACTATTCTGTGGGTTTCTTGCATCAGCAAACGACTCCTTAGCGCGCGCGTGCTTCCGGCGACGGATGATTACGTCAGCGCCGCGACAATACCACGCCACAGAGAGCGGTTGTGAAGAATGGCCTGTGTTCACAGCGTAGGACCAGCAGTGCTGAACGTTGCTGGCTGCAGCTTTTATGTGGTACAGTGCGAAGCCCTGGTCTCTTTGTGCTGGTGCGACGCATGCAGATGTTTATTGTTCCAGTGAACTGAAACATTCTGTAAGGTTTGGAGATACCACATTTGTGATTCTCATTAGCTGAGAAAATGATTCATTCATAAGAGCTGGATCAGGATGTAAGCATTTATTTGAACCACATATATGCACGTCAAACCCAATGAACTAAATAATGAACAGCTTTGACAAAGTAATAACAAATAGCTGTATTCACATATACAACTGCAGTATCTACAAGTAGGAGCATAAGGAAATAGCAGACACATCATGCTTCTCACATCTTTAATTCAGTGAATTCACCAAATTCCACCTATTggaaattaaacacattaatCATGTTAGGACATGCCGCTCAGTTGCATAAGCATGCCAATAGTTAAGGCACATAGCAGGAAGCATACATCCTTCTTATATTTAAAGTGCAAAGCCAACAGGTATTGGAGTTTTGGCTATGAGCCTGTTTGAAGCAAGACTTGCCAACAACCTGGTGGAATTCCACAGCATGACCAATACCACCATAACAATTAAATCCAAACGTTTAATGATCTTTCAAAAAGAAATCTTTTCTAGATAATGTCAAACATACAAATGTACACATCACCCCTTGTGTTATATCCCAGTTTCTATAGAAAAGTTACAGCACATCTGTGTATTCATACAGATCTCTTCAAACAATAACCTTAAAAGAGTTACCTTACATTACCATCCTTTTAGCAATATAAATAGTAGATAAATGGGACAGATATATTTCTAGATTAGTGTGAAATTTAtccaaaggaaaaaaaagcaCTATAGCCAAGTGATTCTGGATGTCTGAATAGTGTACAAGTCGAGCTGGCATAACAGAACCCAAATCAACCCAAACCAAATCCCCTATAGTTaatggaaatgtaaaaaaaaaaaaaaaaaacagggttGAGGTTGAGCATATTAAACGATGTGAAAAATCAGGTGCAAATCTACAAACGTCTATATGTGGCCATAAAAGTATGACTGTAAGCATGGCACATTCCATCTTACACAGGCTATGGGGCTCATTTTACTACTGTGTGTTTACTAAAGAAATAGAGGTAGACATTGTAAGGGGCTGACTCACAAGAAGCTTCTCCAAAAGCATTTTAAGTGGGTTCCACATTATTAAACTTGAATTGCAATGCAAAAATAGTAACATTAGGAAAACAATGTCACATTAATTACAGACAAATATTGTTAGATTATTTCATCTGATTgttttttcttgtttgttttgttcttaCAGCCTGTTTTACATCCCTCCCACTGGTAACTCTCGTCTTCTTGGACTTGATTTACTCAGTCAGAGGAGATACGGTTTCCTAGATGACTGTTTCACAATGTTAACCCTCTGAAGGTGTTCAGGTCCATTCTGAACATCAGTCAAACACATGGGAGTGATAAGTCTGGCAGCTGAGGCTGGGTTCACATTACCCAGGCCTTCAGATCTGCCATCTCatcctcgtcctcttcctctctcttcttgACTGGGGATGGGAAAAGTGGGTTTATGAGACATGAAAGCAGAGGTTAGCTCGCCTTTTCCTTCATTTCCTTTTCTGAAATGTTTGAAATCTTAAAAACACAATGAAAGAATTCTTGATCAAAGTCAAATCACATATTGAGCATGTTTAATGATTCAGTTCTATTACTACGTTATTATTAACGTTAATAGCATCCGTTCCCTTAGCCACGCAATTCTTTCAGATGCGTGGCTATGTCCTGACCACCCGTAAGGCCGTGTCATCTTTCTCCTCCTGTAGCACATCTGGCAGTGCAGGTAAAGCAAGGTACTAGTAGCAAAGGTCAGCAGGTTGATTCCCAAAGAGCACACGTACCGTCAAACCAATAAATACAAAactcactctggataagagtcgGAAAAGAGCAGAGTGCTGTAAACGTCAATGTCACCTGGTTTGGTGGGTAATGAGGTGGAAGGCACGCTGGGTAGTGGGACAGTCTCTGGGCCTCCCACTTCCAGCAGGTTGTTATCCAGTTCCTCCTGTTCTAATTCCTCCAGCTCAGCCATCAATTCATCCTGAAGAAGATAACCACCAAAACAAAGTGTAAGGGACCCTGAAAGGTGCGGTCAGGAGAACAGATCATCATCAAAATAAGGAAAAAGCACTGCTGGTCAAATCACTGCAATATTATTAACTTGTACATCAATTCAAGTTAATTTCCAATTTCTTTTGCAGTTATATTTTTAGAAGTTCTAGGCCAGATGGAATGCCTTTATTTTGTCATATATACGTAGACATGTGTACAGCACAATGAAACGCTTTTTTTATGTATATGCAAGCTTCCTTGGAGGCTGGGGTCAGAGTGCAGGGTCGGTCATTGTAAAGTCCTTCTGGAGTTGAGAGGTTTAATCTAGGGCCCAAATGTGGTGACATGGCCGAGCTGGTATTCAATCCCACAACCTTCTGACTGTTAGTAGGACTTTGGTATGTACTTTACTTAAACATTAGACTATTGTGCTCTAGAAAGAAGACTCACTACTTCAAAGGCCCTTTCATTTGTGATGTTCTGTTGCGCACTCTAGCACAAACCAGATCTTGCCGTACCTCATCAAACTCCTCTCCGAAGCCAACAGGTTTCGAAATAGCATCTGAAATCTCCTGGGCCAGCTCTTGCTGTTCAGTAATGTCTTGCATGAGGTCGTCTACTTTGTCGATGTCCCTAGGAAAACAAAAGAGATTCAGGTAGGGGGAAAGCATTGTTACTTTTGACTTAAACATATACTTTAGGCATACTCAAAGCTCCATGTTACTTTACAGGAGTCTGTGTAAGGTTCAAAGGCATGAATGTTGCTTTGCTTGTTTCTTACATGTTCTGGTGAGCATTTTTCATGGCCTTGGCAGCAAAGCCCATGTTCTTGAGGACCTCGGTGTTGGTGTTGGCATTCTCCAAAGCTTCTCGCTGGAACTCAATGGTCGACAGAGTGCCATCAATCTGAGCTAGCTGCTGCTCGTAGCGCTTCTTTCTCTTCAGGGCCTGGAGAGCAGCTTGAGAAAGCGGAGAACATACTTCAGAGTCCCTTTACACATCAGTAATGAAGCAAAAAATGCTTAACAGGACCAGATAAACGTTTGGACACATCTACTGGACCATTGTTCCTTTGAGGCTGGACACCAAGCTCCAAGACCTGGGCCTGAACATTGATTTGTGCAGCTGAATCCTTCACTTCCTGACAGGTCGACGCCAGGTGGTTAGAATGGGCATCCCCACCTTATCCTCATTGACCCTTAACACTGGAGCTCCCCAAGGCTGCGTTCTGAGTCCTCTCCTTCACAGATTATACACATGACTGTACAGACACAGATCCAACGCCATCATTAAATTTGCAGATGACACCACCATCGCAGGTCTGATCTCCAACAACAACGAGACAGCCTACAGCTAGGAGGTCATCATCCCGTCAAACTGCTGCCAGGGAAACAACCCCGCCCTCAACATCGGCAAGACCGAGGAGCTGATAGTGGACTTCAGGAAGCAGAAAAAAGTGCAGGTATCATCATAGACGGCGCCACAGTAGAACGAGTCAGCAGCTTCAAGTTCCTGGGTGTTCACATCACAGAGGAACTCACATGGTCAGAACACACGACAGCGTCTCTTCTTCCTCAGACGGCTAAAGAAGTTTGGCACGAACCCCTGCATCCTCAGAATATTTTATACAGGCACTGTGGAAAGCATTTTGACTGGCTGCATCACCTGGTACAGGAACTGCACCGCCCTGGAGTGTAATACTCTGGGTGGATCGTGTAGCCCAGCACATCACCGGGGTTCAGCTGCCAAACCTGCAGGAACTGTATACCAGCCACAGCATGAGGAGGACCACTAAAATCTTGAAGGACTCCACCCATCCAAGTCAATGCCTGTTCACTAGGATGCCGGTTTGGAGACAGTTGAACAGCGTCCACTCCATATCCAACTCCAAGTCgctatatttaatatatatggTGCTAGTGTGTACATGTTACACTGTACATATTTATTATAACACAAGTGATTATCCTGTGGTAAACTAATATTGCCTGTTTTTGATTTTAGAGTCGTCAAAGTAGCCGCCATTCCATGATGACTTTACATGGCCTTGAGCTCGTAAGTAGCTCTGGGAGGCACCACCTAGGATATCTTAGAGAAGTTCTCATACATGCTCGTCGCCTGTAGGGTGAGACACACGTTATGATTGAAAACTATATGCTGAGGAGccgtttagatttttttttttactccaattattatttttgtatatACTTTTTGTTTTGGTACGCTACTTTAATCATTTGTATTTTTCTTAGAAGCAAATTTAAGCAATTAGATCAAAAATGTCTTTAAGACATTACAACACGTATTTGGTCAAAGGTGTTCAGACTGCTACTGTGAACCTATTAGCCACAGCAATGGTAATGCAATAGGGGATTTCCTCCAGTGTTGGCAACCACACTCGAAAATAACAAAGCAGCTCTTTTTTTTTAGCTGTATGACGCAACGCAATCGAGTACTACAGTACCCGGATGAGACAGGGCGACCAGTCTCTTAATTAAGACCAATGGGTTTTCAAGAATTAAAAAGATATAGGACCCGTTCATTTATAACGGGTCAAAGCGGCCACATCAGTCCCAGTACCCCAGTCATTAACCCCAAATAGCCAAATTTGTGGTGTCGCATTGTACTTCCCCGTTGTTAACCAGCCAGTGACCCATAGGTCTAGTGACTGATTACACGTGATTGGGGTTGGGGGAGAAATCTGTCATACACCTGTCTGATTAAAACGTCTGACTAACGAGACAAACCTACACCTTTACTCTGGCAACAACATTATATTAACGGTCTTAACATGTTCATTAGCCCGTGAGAACAGCTAACCTTGCCACCTAGAAACAGCTACCTGGCTGCCACACAGCAAAACACGGAACACGTACGGTAGTTCAGGGGCAGTAACACACAACAGTCGTGTCTACGCGTTAGAGACCTGCTGTAAACACACGGGCGTACCTCGTTTGTTTTTCGTGCCGTTTTTCTTTGCCGTCTGTAGTTCCGCCTGAATCTTCTGCTCCAAATACTCCTGCTTCTTCGTTAACATCTCCTCCGTCTCACGGAGTTTCTGAATCGCTTCTTGTGGGCTTGGCGATTTGCCCCCTTTCCCCGCACTTCCAAACAATTTCCCAAATACAGACATGTCAGCTATGTAATCCTTGTTGTTGTAGTTTAGAACAATAGTTAGTTAAATTACACCTTAAATGTTCGTGTCTATCCACTAAAAATCCTGTCACAAATCGAAATGATGCACTGGACTTCCGCCTTCGGGCCCTCTGACGTCACATTCGTTACGTCGTCAGGTTCGTCACCACCGTTACGATATAAAGTTACGAAATAAAGTTATTAAGTGTCTCCTCATACGTTTGAAGATCCAGGACTCTTCAGTGGTATCATTAGGATGCTAACTGGACAATATTACACTTTTTGACAGTGAACATGCGGACTCTGTAAAAAGTATAGACCGTCTATGGATTACTGTGGTGCTCTGTTTCAAGTTCCGTATTGCGTAGAGACAGAATTAATGCAGATGGAAGAATCTGTGGAAGTGAACTTCATCAGATCTCAAAATGTAGATTAAGTGAAAGCTAATTCTGCTTATTCTTTTGCtctgaataaataaatgttaagaCTAAACTTATTTAGGTTTGTTTGATTTGCCTTTAAGTTTATTACGGTTTCTGTAAAGGGCTTTGATTTCAGTGTCTGAGCTGCTacacgcgaacacacacacacacacacacacacacacattatcttTATAGTAATGAAACATGTGCTATGTACCCTATCATTTCCATATCTCTCTTGTTTTTAGGATAAGATAACTATTTGGAGTGTATAAAAAATTAAAGAACCAATAGATATTTTGTACCCCCACAAAGTGAAAAGCAATATTTCTAAAActgattattattttaaaaaaattcTGTAAAGTAAAGGGCTGGGCTGCACATATCACCTTATACTTCCAGTTGTGACACAGAAAATGTGAAACTTCTGCACTGTAGAGAAGAATCAGTCATGAAGGATACGGAGAGAGCAGCTGTGTGCGGCCACGTCCTGCAGAGCCGCTGCCTTTGTGCATCATGTCTTTGTGCATGATGCCTTTGTGCTGCCTCTTGTTGCCACTTTCATTtgcagcaaagcaagcagatctaAATCTCTGAAATTTAGTTGACTTGGTGTTACCTGCAGAAGCATCCAAACAAAAGTACCTGAAAAGCAACCTAAAACTGAGTGTGTAGCAACATTTCGGGCACTCCTGGAGTGACCCTGGAGTGCAAAATTTGCTT
It encodes the following:
- the LOC143493235 gene encoding charged multivesicular body protein 4c; translated protein: MSVFGKLFGSAGKGGKSPSPQEAIQKLRETEEMLTKKQEYLEQKIQAELQTAKKNGTKNKRAALQALKRKKRYEQQLAQIDGTLSTIEFQREALENANTNTEVLKNMGFAAKAMKNAHQNMDIDKVDDLMQDITEQQELAQEISDAISKPVGFGEEFDEDELMAELEELEQEELDNNLLEVGGPETVPLPSVPSTSLPTKPVKKREEEDEDEMADLKAWVM